The Jaculus jaculus isolate mJacJac1 chromosome 1, mJacJac1.mat.Y.cur, whole genome shotgun sequence nucleotide sequence GGGTGGCAGAGCATGGGAGGCTTCATGGAGCTGCTAAAGGACACCCCAGCTGAGCCAACGCCTAGcttcttgtctcttcctctcctcagcccccagcCGGCCACATGCCCAGTGCAAAAGCAGCCCCTAGCCAcccctccctttctgcctctcgcAGCGTCTCCAGCTCAGGgaatctctctcctctcagtgGGCCCAGCTCCGCAGCCTCAGCTCCAACCTGAGCAAGGCCCCTAACAAGGTGTGGGCAGGTCTGGGGCAAGCACCACCGCTCCTCCCAAGGCAGATGGTGCCATCCTCACAGCAGTCCAGAGCCGGCATGGACTTGTGTGTCCCGGGAGCCTGCGGGCAGCAGGCCACAGCTACAGTGAGGAAGCCCTGAGCACAAATGATGGGGCGTCCCTGGTACGAGGGGCTCTCTGGAGTTGCTCCCCTGACAGCCTGGGCGAGTCCTGATGGCAGTCCCCTGGCTGGGGACACCGACACGCAGCAAGAGAGACCGAGGCTAGACTCAAGCTTTAGAGGTCCCAGAATGGACCTGGCAGGAGAATTGTTGGTTGGTCTCCCAGCTGGGTCATCAAAAGGCAAGGGGGATATAGATCTAGAGTCCCTTCCCAAGGGCTGGCTCTTTCACGACCTGGCTTTGAGGCCTTGGGCGTGTCCGTGTTCCTGTCCTGGCTCAGGCTGCCCAGGTGTCATGTGAAAGGTGATCTACACAAAGCACTGCTGATGTCCCTCCCAACTCCAAGGGTGCGGGGTGGGGAAGGCCAGGTCTCTTGAGAGCTGGTGTCTACCCCAAGTGTCCCCAGCGTGATTCAGCCAGTGGAGAAAGGGTTGAGTCCCAGGAAAGCAGCTGACCCTGGAGGACCGGGGATATCAGCTGACGCCCTGCTGAAGTTCTCTTTGTGACAAAAGGGACAAAGAGGGCCAGGCTGGCTGCTTGGGCCTAGGGCGTGCTGCCGCCACATCTTTCCCCCAATGACAACTGCCTGGTGACAGCGGTGGGGAGAGGCGTGGGATAGAAAAGCCCAGATGGCAAGGTTGGCCCCGGAACATTCAGGAGGGACTGAAGTACCCCAGCCACAGAGGAGAAAACCTACACAGCAGTGTTGGGCTCCAGAGTCAGCCAGGCACAAGGGCTGGTAAATTGGAGAAATTTGTCCTCATGTGCCCAAAGGCTGAGCCTGGCAGGCAGGCATCAGGGTGGTAGTCTAGAGCTTGGGGGTTAACTTAAAGGCAGTGTCTGTGGGCACCTGGGCCAGCAGGGTTGTGATGGGTGAACCCCCTCAGACAGTTCTCACTTCCACTTTGGGCAGGGGGAGTCCAGGAAACTGGGGGCAGGGATGACACTGACTCAGGGTGCCTGGCTTCCTGTCTGCCGCCTCTGTGAGCTGGAGTAGTGCTTAAATGCTGCTGAGATGCAGTGTTTGCGAAGGACCAGCCAGGGGCCAGCGGCTCCCCGTGGTCCACACCTCCGGCGAGTGTCACAGGGCAGACCTGTCACTGGCAGAAACGCTTGGGGCAGAGGGAATACTAGCCATCAAGCAGGTACAgagaaatgccccccccccccacctggctGGTTGAACCAAGTAAAGGAACTACGGCCAGAAACAATCCATATCCTCTCCCCGTCCTCCCTACCCACAGAGAGGAGGTGTGGCTTGTCATCTGACCTGCGCAAAGCCCAGGGGATTTGTTAACAGTAAGGCTAGGTCATGGGGTCCAGACCGCTGGATGCGCAGAGGCAAGGCCTGAAGCAGGAGGGCGATGGGGCTGCTCACTGTGGGACCGCTAAGGCGGGAGAGGCGGGATGGAGTGGCCTCGCGCTCGCCCGCACCTGTGCGCTGGGAAGGCGGCGGCCCGAGCGCTGCTGGGCGTGGccgcaggggggggggggagccgggGAAGCCTGGCTTCGAGGATAGCGAAGCCAGGACCCGGAAAAGCAGCTGAAGGGCAGCTGGTCTGGGGCACACCGAAGCAGTGAGCCCCTCGCTCCCGGCGGCGTTTGAAGACGGGCGGAGGGGGTGGGACTGGAGGGAGTCAAGTATCAGTGAAGCTGGTGACTTTGGAGGTCCGCCCCTTTCTACCTGGAGCTGCTGTGGTTGGCCTGAATCTTCCTGATGCTGGGGGGCTCCATCTCCACCCTGGGAGTCGGGAGAGTCTCAGGCTATGTTCCTGCTCTGGAGACCCCCACCTCCCCAATCTGAGCCAAGGCTGGGATCCATCTGCTTCAAATTGGAACCCTCTCCACTTCCTTCCTCACTCTTCAACTGTTCTAAGGGTGGGCCCTGCCCTCTGACCTCCTTGTCCCTTCCTGACAGGTCAGGGCCCATTACAGAGCATAGTTGACCTCTTTCACAcctgtgtgcgcacgcgcgcgcgcgcgcgcacacacacacacacacacacaggtgggtGTGCTTGGTCGCACAGGGGTGTCTGTAGACATGGGCACTTTTGTACATGCGTCTCTGTTCCTTTGGGTTTGCCTGGGCTCTGCCCACACCCGTCCTTTTGTGAGCCACTCAGTTCCAGTAGCCTGTCACACCTATCAGGCTCCTCCCCACTTCTGTACCAGGCTCAGGCTAGGAGGGGTGACCTTGGGTCACCTGGGACCCCAGAAGCTATCCCATCCCATGGACTGATCAGAAGGCTAGGTGGGTGCCAGTACGGGGTACCATATACAGATTTCTCAGGTACCAGGCACTGTGTCACAATATCACCATCCCAAGGCTGGCATGGGGAGCCATGGAGTCTGGCTACACCCAGAGaggatgtttaaaaaaatagagagaatttAAGCTTCCCAAAAAAGAGATGGGGAAGGAGAAGGTGGTGATGGAATTGAGAGGCTGGGTGGTGAGGGGCTGTCCAAGAGCTCTGGAGGTGACAAGGTCTCTGTGGGCAGGACACAGTGGCTGCCCAGGCTGTGTCCATCTGCCTGTCCAGCTGTGCCCAATGGGCACTTGAGCCAGGTCTGGCTGGCTGAGGGGAGGGCACCGTATGGCTGTCTATAGAGTCTGTGTGGGCGGCAGGCCCTGAGGTCCcaccccaggcccaggcccaagcGTCCGAGTGGCCCAGCTGGCTCTCAGGAGGCGAAGTAGGAACTCTGCATGGAGTAGAGCCGGTCGATGGGGTTCCCTACACGGGCCTGCAGGGAGCCCACGTCTGAGGAGCCAAGGAAGCAGTCGCTGAGGCTGGTGAGGGAGGTATCGCTGTCGATGTCGTGGAAGATGGAGTCGTTCCCTGGGGGAAGGGGGACAGGAAGGGCATCAGGAGCTGGGTAACAGCGCTAGAGGCTTCTTGCTCAGGGGCCATAGGCTAGCCAGCTGGCTGGAGCTTGTGACTCTTCCGGTCATGAGGAGGGGCCCTGGGGAGCAGCGGGGAGCTGTCACAGTCCCCAGGTCTCCCTGGCCAGGCAGGGGTAGGGGTGGTGCTGGGGCATGGTGGGGGGTGTGGAGAGGCTTACCATAGGGGTTCATGTGGTCACCTGGCATTTGGGGCGGCGTGAGGCCCTGCTGGAAGGGGTCGCTGCTGCCATAGGGGCTCTGCTCCATGGCCACGATCTGTTGCTGCGGCGGTGCCAGCGGCGTGTAGGAGGCCATCATCCCCTCCATGCGGCTTGACAGGACCTCTGGGGACAGTGCACGTCTTCACCGACCGGCCCCGTTTGTCCTGTCCTGGCAGCCCCCACAGATGTCCCCATGGTCCCTTCTGACCTCACTGGGACTGCCCAGGCTCCCCCCAACACCCCACAATTGAGGTTGTCCAGTTATCTGAGTCCCCAGCCCCTTCCTGAAGAACCCTCTGGCTTCTCTTCCAGACATCTTCTCTCCAAGTCACAGAgacctcccccctctccccccccccccccgccttctcCTGTTCTCCTGCTTCATGCCCAGAAGCTCAGGCTCATCCAGGGAGGCAGCTGTTTGGGCCTCTAGCACCAATTCACTAGTTTTCACCATGTACGAACATCAAGGTGGGGCCTGCTCCTGGGCCAAAGAGGCCCAGgaagccttcctggaggaagagCCCCTGAAGAGCCACCAGTACAGGACATGCCAGGCTGGGAAGGCACTGGGCATAAAGGAGGGTGGAAGCCAGCTAGGCAGACGAATGGTCAGACGGACTGATGACCGTGGGGTACACTGGGAGTGAAGCCGAGTGGGGCTTCCCCTATAGCCATCAGAAAACTGGGGAGGCGCTGTGGGAAAAGGCAGCAGAGGCTGGGCCGGTGGGGTGCGGAGGTCTTGGGGTCTCTGTCAAAGTCACTATAGGAAAGTCAGCATGCTGAGGGGCCATGAAGGATGAGGGACATGAAGCCACACTCTTCAGTCGGTTACACCACAGATGAAGCCACAGTGGGAAGGAAGTCAAAGGGGTGCTGTGTGTTTGTGGGCAGTGAGGTGCCACAGCGTGGGCTCTGGTCAGCAGCGTCCATCCTTGGGGGGACGGCATCCAGGAGAGAGCGGGGAGCTCTGGAGGGAAGGCCTGGCACAGGGTTGCCTACAGACTGGGGCCAGTGCCTGTGGCCCAAGATAGCCAACGTGGAAATAGCTTTGGGGCAAAATCCAGTGTTGGGGAATGCTGCTCCCTACTCCTTGACCTGATTCTTCACTACCAGCAGTGGCTCATCCCAGACCTCCTCCACACCTCATGAGGCCCAATCCTCAGGGGAGGGGCCAGGTCATGTCACTTGCTAAAGGTACAGGCCTGGAAGTCGTACTCTGGCCAACACCCAGCTTTGGCTCCAACTAGTGGAATGACTTTAGGCAAGTACTTGAATCTCACTGGGCACCAGTCTCCCCATGAGATGGGCATGACAGCTCCTTTCCAGGTGGCGACCCTTAAACATTGAGTGGGAAGGAACAGGCAGGACACTGGGAAAGAGCCTGGCCACAGGGAGCCCAAAGGAACACAGGGGGTAGGAAGACGGTGGCACCTTTACTGCGTAAACACCACCACCCCTCCCGTTGccatccctttccccctctcaccTGTGCCCGCCACACAGGACTTAGAGGGAACCATTCTTGTTCACATATCAGCGGGGGTCCAGGCAGGAAACTTCCTGGCCTTGGATCAGAGCCCTAGGGTCCCTGACTCTTGTGCCCCTCCTTGGCCCCAATGTAAGGCTGAGCCACATTCCTGCCTGCCTCACCTTGGCCCAGCCGCTGGGAgttctgctgctcctgctgctgctggtgccgccTGGCCAGCTTCTTCATCTGCgggggggagacagaggtggACCTCCCACTGAGTCCCAGCACCCACCGCaggcctcctcccctccccacccttgtCTTCCCCCCATCCCCCTGTCCTCCAGGGCCTGCCCAGAAGCACAGACCAGACAATGGCCTCTCACCTTTGCTCTTTGGTTCTGAAACCAGACCTGGACCACACGTACGCTGAGGCCTGTCTCTGCAGCCAGTGTCTCCCGGACCTGgccaagagacagagggagagggaagtcCTCACTCCCGGTGACAGGCTGGTGAGACGTGTcagcaaaccccccccccccgccctggcCCACACCCAGCACCCCTCACCTTCCGGCAGGGCTTGGAAGAGACCTCAAAGGAAGCTTTGAAGGCTCTTCGCTGCTGCGTGGTGAGGATGGTCCGGGGTCGCTTGGGCCTCCGTGGGTCCTTCCCGTCATCTCCGCTGCCCTTGCTCTGGCTGCCCTGCCCCTTGGCTGGCTTCATGTCCCCATCCTCATCTTCACTCTTTACTGTGGGGACACACCCAACCTGTCAGGGAGGCCAAGGAGCGGTCCCAGGTCCTCGCTTTGTATCCCTAGGTGACCTGAACAGGATTCCT carries:
- the Lmx1b gene encoding LIM homeobox transcription factor 1-beta isoform X2, with product MDIATGPESLERCFPRGQTDCAKMLDGIKMEEHALRPGPATLGVLLGSDCPHPAVCEGCQRPISDRFLMRVNESSWHEECLQCAACQQALTTSCYFRDRKLYCKQDYQQLFAAKCSGCMEKIAPTEFVMRALECVYHLGCFCCCVCERQLRKGDEFVLKEGQLLCKGDYEKEKDLLSSVSPDESDSVKSEDEDGDMKPAKGQGSQSKGSGDDGKDPRRPKRPRTILTTQQRRAFKASFEVSSKPCRKVRETLAAETGLSVRVVQVWFQNQRAKMKKLARRHQQQQEQQNSQRLGQEVLSSRMEGMMASYTPLAPPQQQIVAMEQSPYGSSDPFQQGLTPPQMPGNDSIFHDIDSDTSLTSLSDCFLGSSDVGSLQARVGNPIDRLYSMQSSYFAS
- the Lmx1b gene encoding LIM homeobox transcription factor 1-beta isoform X1, which translates into the protein MDIATGPESLERCFPRGQTDCAKMLDGIKMEEHALRPGPATLGVLLGSDCPHPAVCEGCQRPISDRFLMRVNESSWHEECLQCAACQQALTTSCYFRDRKLYCKQDYQQLFAAKCSGCMEKIAPTEFVMRALECVYHLGCFCCCVCERQLRKGDEFVLKEGQLLCKGDYEKEKDLLSSVSPDESDSVKSEDEDGDMKPAKGQGSQSKGSGDDGKDPRRPKRPRTILTTQQRRAFKASFEVSSKPCRKVRETLAAETGLSVRVVQVWFQNQRAKMKKLARRHQQQQEQQNSQRLGQEVLSSRMEGMMASYTPLAPPQQQIVAMEQSPYGSSDPFQQGLTPPQMPGDHMNPYGNDSIFHDIDSDTSLTSLSDCFLGSSDVGSLQARVGNPIDRLYSMQSSYFAS